One genomic segment of Jaculus jaculus isolate mJacJac1 chromosome 2, mJacJac1.mat.Y.cur, whole genome shotgun sequence includes these proteins:
- the S1pr2 gene encoding sphingosine 1-phosphate receptor 2 yields the protein MGGLYSEYLNSEKVLEHYNYTKETLDTQETPSRQVASAFIIILCCAIVVENLLVLIAVARNSKFHSAMYLFLGNLAASDLLAGVAFVANTLLSGPVTLSLTPLQWFAREGSAFITLSASVFSLLAIAIERHVAIAKVKLYGSDKSCRMLMLIGASWLISLILGGLPILGWNCLGHLEACSTVLPLYAKHYVLCVVTIFSVILLAIVALYVRIYCVVRSSHADVAGSQTLALLKTVTIVLGVFIVCWLPAFSILLLDSACPVRACPVLYKAHYFFAFATLNSLLNPVIYTWRSRDLRREVLRPLQCWQRGTGVTGRGGTPGHRLLPLRSSSSLERGFHMPTSPTYLEGNTVV from the coding sequence ATGGGTGGTTTATACTCCGAGTACCTCAATTCAGAGAAGGTCCTGGAACACTACAATTATACCAAGGAGACGCTGGACACTCAAGAGACACCCTCTCGTCAGGTGGCCTCGGCCTTCATCATCATCTTGTGCTGCGCCATCGTGGTGGAGAACCTCCTGGTGCTCATCGCAGTGGCCAGAAACAGCAAGTTCCACTCCGCCATGTACCTGTTCCTAGGCAACCTGGCCGCCTCTGATCTTTTGGCGGGTGTGGCCTTTGTGGCCAATACTTTGCTCTCGGGCCCTGTTACACTGTCCCTGACACCTTTGCAGTGGTTTGCCCGTGAGGGCTCTGCCTTCATCACACTATCTGCATCTGTCTTCAGCCTCTTGGCCATCGCCATCGAGAGACATGtggccattgccaaggtcaaACTCTATGGCAGTGACAAGAGCTGCCGGATGCTGATGCTCATTGGGGCCTCGTGGCTCATCTCCCTGATCCTTGGTGGTCTGCCCATCCTTGGCTGGAACTGCCTGGGTCaccttgaggcctgctccaccgTCCTGCCACTCTACGCCAAACATTATGTGCTCTGCGTGGTGACCATCTTTTCTGTCATCTTGTTGGCCATTGTTGCTCTGTATGTCCGTATCTACTGTGTGGTCCGTTCTAGCCATGCTGATGTGGCAGGTTCCCAGACGCTGGCCCTGCTCAAGACAGTCACCATCGTGTTGGGGGTCTTCATTGTGTGCTGGCTGCCTGCTTTCAGCATCCTTCTCTTAGACTCTGCCTGTCCTGTTCGAGCCTGTCCTGTTCTGTACAAAGCCCATTACTTCTTTGCTTTTGCCACTCTCAACTCGCTGCTCAATCCTGTCATCTACACGTGGCGCAGCCGAGACCTGCGGCGGGAGGTGCTGAGGCCCTTGCAGTGCTGGCAGCGGGGGACAGGGGTGACAGGACGTGGTGGGACCCCGGGCCACCGTCTCCTGCCCCTCCGCAGCTCCAGCTCTCTGGAGAGAGGCTTTCACATGCCCACATCTCCCACATATCTGGAGGGCAATACAGTGGTCTGA
- the LOC101616965 gene encoding proteasome subunit alpha type-2 gives MAERGYSFSLTTFIPSGKLVQIEYALAAVARGAPSVGIKAANGVVLATEKKQKSILYDERSVHKVEPITKHIGLVYSGMGPDYRVLVHRARKLAQQYYLVYQEPIPTAQLGQRVASVMQEYTQSGGVRPFGVSLLICGWNEGQPYLFQSDPSAAYFAWKATAMGKNYINGKSFLEKRYNEDLELEDAIHTAILTLKESFEGQMTEDNIEVGICNEAGFRRLTPTEVKDYLAAIA, from the coding sequence ATGGCGGAACGCGGCTACAGCTTTTCGCTGACTACATTCATCCCATCTGGTAAACTTGTCCAGATCGAATATGCTTTGGCTGCTGTGGCTAGAGGAGCCCCTTCGGTGGGAATTAAAGCTGCAAATGGTGTGGTATTAGCAACTGAGAAGAAACAGAAATCCATTCTGTATGATGAGCGAAGTGTACACAAAGTGGAGCCGATTACCAAGCATATAGGCTTGGTGTATAGTGGCATGGGCCCAGATTACAGGGTGCTTGTGCACAGAGCCCGAAAGCTTGCTCAGCAGTACTATCTTGTTTACCAAGAGCCCATTCCTACAGCTCAGCTGGGTCAGAGAGTTGCTTCTGTGATGCAGGAATACACCCAGTCAGGTGGTGTTCGTCCATTTGgagtttctttacttatttgtggATGGAATGAGGGACAGCCGTATTTATTTCAGTCGGATCCATCTGCAGCCTACTTTGCCTGGAAGGCCACAGCAATGGGGAAGAACTATATAAATGGGAAGAGTTTCCTTGAGAAAAGATATAATGAAGATTTGGAGCTAGAAGATGCCATCCATACAGCCATCTTAACCCTGAAGGAAAGCTTTGAAGGGCAAATGACAGAAGATAACATAGAAGTTGGGATCTGCAATGAAGCTGGCTTTAGGAGGCTTACTCCAACTGAAGTTAAGGATTACTTGGCAGCCATAGCATAA